One genomic segment of Candidatus Nitrospira nitrificans includes these proteins:
- the tdh gene encoding L-threonine 3-dehydrogenase, producing the protein MYALVKATAGPGLTPTDWADPTPGPHDAVVKVAATSLCGTDVHIYRWDEWAQRRIHPPRIIGHELCGHVVEVGREVSLVKVGDYVAAESHLTCGACFQCRTGQAHVCKNYKILGIDRDGSYAQCVSLPEGVLWHTAPDIPPELACVQEPLGNAVDAALAEDLTGQTVLITGCGPTGLFAAAIARTAGAATIIATDVSDYRLGLAKKIGVDHVLNARTESVAQVAEAILEMTDGEGVDASLEMSGDPTALHQAFRAVKNGGRVTLFGIPTGPVCFDLPNEMIFKGIRVYGITGRRLFGTWYRLAGLFKAGLDIRPVVTHSLPLKEFAAGFELIQSGQCGKVVLIP; encoded by the coding sequence ATGTACGCACTCGTCAAAGCGACCGCCGGGCCTGGTCTCACCCCCACTGATTGGGCGGACCCCACTCCTGGACCACACGACGCGGTGGTGAAGGTGGCGGCGACCTCGCTCTGTGGAACCGACGTCCATATCTATCGTTGGGACGAATGGGCACAGCGGCGGATTCATCCGCCGCGAATCATCGGACATGAGTTATGCGGCCATGTCGTGGAGGTAGGTCGCGAGGTGTCTCTGGTCAAGGTGGGTGATTATGTGGCCGCCGAATCGCATCTGACCTGCGGAGCCTGTTTTCAATGTCGCACCGGACAGGCGCATGTCTGCAAGAATTACAAGATTCTCGGGATCGATCGGGACGGGTCTTACGCGCAGTGTGTCTCGTTGCCTGAAGGTGTCTTATGGCACACGGCTCCGGACATTCCTCCGGAGTTAGCCTGTGTGCAGGAGCCGCTTGGCAATGCGGTCGATGCCGCGCTGGCCGAGGATCTGACCGGCCAGACGGTGTTGATCACGGGATGCGGCCCGACCGGCTTATTTGCCGCGGCTATTGCGCGAACAGCCGGCGCCGCGACCATTATCGCGACCGATGTCAGCGATTATCGGCTTGGGTTGGCGAAGAAGATCGGCGTGGATCATGTTCTCAACGCGAGGACCGAGTCAGTCGCGCAGGTGGCCGAGGCTATTCTCGAGATGACCGATGGTGAAGGAGTCGATGCCTCGCTGGAGATGTCGGGGGATCCCACGGCATTGCATCAAGCTTTTCGCGCAGTGAAGAACGGCGGTCGAGTCACCTTGTTCGGCATCCCGACCGGTCCCGTGTGCTTCGACCTGCCGAACGAAATGATTTTTAAGGGGATCCGTGTCTACGGAATCACCGGTCGTCGCCTGTTCGGTACGTGGTATCGGCTGGCGGGACTCTTTAAGGCGGGTCTGGATATTCGGCCGGTCGTGACTCATTCGTTGCCTCTGAAAGAGTTTGCGGCCGGGTTTGAGTTGATTCAGTCGGGCCAGTGCGGCAAAGTGGTTTTGATCCCGTGA
- a CDS encoding serine hydrolase domain-containing protein, which yields MENALSEKLKDFDIDVEQLLKDWNAPGVGVGIVVDDKLAFAKGYGYRDYEKHLPFTPATLCPIASNTKLFTAVAAGLLVAEGKLTWDMPVRDAVPRIRFYNDALNNTVTLRDMLAHRTGITRHDTIWYEAEFSRKELFERLKYLEPQAPLRQTFLYNNLMYAAVGYLIELQTGQTWEEFVRERILNPLDMSSTVYTIADMLKQSDYVVPFTEKRDTSEIYKIPYYEEMGGVAPGGAIIGNIQDMSRWLIALMNEGTYLGREVLPRHVLKATLDQLSHFPTC from the coding sequence ATGGAAAACGCGCTATCCGAGAAACTCAAAGACTTTGACATTGATGTGGAGCAACTCCTGAAAGACTGGAACGCACCAGGCGTCGGAGTGGGGATCGTGGTGGATGACAAGCTGGCATTTGCCAAAGGTTATGGCTACCGGGACTATGAAAAACACTTGCCCTTCACGCCGGCCACATTATGCCCGATTGCGTCCAACACCAAGCTCTTCACGGCGGTAGCGGCAGGACTTCTCGTAGCGGAAGGGAAATTGACATGGGATATGCCTGTCCGTGATGCGGTGCCTCGTATTCGGTTTTACAACGATGCGCTGAACAACACGGTCACCTTGCGGGATATGCTGGCTCATCGCACCGGCATCACCCGACACGATACGATCTGGTATGAGGCCGAGTTCAGCCGCAAGGAGCTCTTCGAGCGATTGAAGTATTTAGAACCACAGGCACCGTTGCGGCAGACCTTCCTGTACAACAATTTGATGTATGCAGCGGTCGGCTATCTCATTGAATTGCAGACCGGCCAAACCTGGGAAGAGTTCGTTCGTGAAAGGATCCTCAACCCGTTGGACATGAGTAGTACCGTCTACACCATCGCGGATATGCTGAAACAATCCGACTATGTCGTCCCCTTCACCGAAAAACGTGACACCAGTGAGATCTATAAGATCCCCTACTATGAGGAGATGGGTGGAGTAGCCCCAGGCGGAGCGATCATTGGCAACATTCAGGACATGTCCCGGTGGCTCATCGCCTTGATGAATGAAGGGACCTATCTCGGGCGGGAAGTCCTTCCTCGGCACGTGCTCAAGGCGACGCTGGACCAGCTATCGCACTTCCCAACGTGTTAG
- a CDS encoding glycine C-acetyltransferase has translation MAYDSLKQVLNTQLADIRGKGLYKSERLILGPQGSDILVDQGSVLNLCANNYLGLANHPAVAQAAHNGLKTHGYGMASVRFICGTQDLHKQLEQSVSDFLGTEDTILYSSCFDANGGLFEVLMDEADVVISDALNHASLIDGIRLCKATRFRYAHSNMTDLETRLQEASACRLRLIVTDGVFSMDGDLAKLDRIVELAERYDAAVVVDDSHATGVLGPKGRGTPAYYGLADRIEMVTSTLGKTLGGATGGFTSGKAEVIALLRQRSRPYLFSNSLPPPIAAGALHAIELVKQGDHLREQLRANAAYFRGELTALGFRLVPGEHPIIPVLLGDAALATSMAEALLKEGVYVVGFSYPVVPQGQARIRTQMSAAHARTQLQQAVAAFAKVGRALGVIQ, from the coding sequence ATGGCCTACGACTCTCTCAAACAGGTTCTCAATACTCAGCTCGCCGACATTCGCGGAAAGGGCCTCTACAAGTCTGAGCGGCTCATTCTGGGTCCTCAAGGCTCGGACATCCTGGTGGACCAAGGCTCGGTTCTGAACCTCTGCGCCAATAATTATCTCGGGCTCGCGAATCATCCCGCCGTCGCGCAGGCGGCTCACAATGGGTTGAAAACCCATGGCTACGGCATGGCTTCGGTGCGGTTTATTTGCGGCACGCAGGATTTGCACAAGCAATTGGAGCAGAGCGTCAGCGACTTTCTCGGCACCGAGGACACCATCCTCTACAGTTCCTGCTTCGACGCGAATGGGGGACTGTTCGAAGTGTTGATGGACGAGGCGGATGTGGTCATCAGCGATGCCTTGAACCATGCCAGCCTGATCGATGGCATCAGACTGTGCAAGGCCACACGATTCCGCTACGCCCATTCCAACATGACGGACCTCGAAACGCGGCTTCAGGAAGCGAGTGCGTGCCGCCTGCGGCTGATCGTCACCGATGGGGTGTTCTCGATGGATGGCGATCTGGCCAAACTGGATCGGATCGTGGAGCTGGCCGAACGGTATGACGCGGCGGTGGTGGTTGATGATAGCCATGCCACAGGGGTGCTCGGTCCGAAGGGGAGGGGGACACCGGCTTATTACGGCCTCGCCGACCGCATTGAGATGGTGACGAGCACCTTGGGGAAAACGCTGGGTGGCGCGACCGGCGGGTTTACATCCGGCAAGGCCGAGGTGATCGCGCTGCTGCGTCAACGGTCGCGACCCTACCTGTTCTCGAACTCCCTTCCTCCGCCCATCGCGGCCGGTGCGTTGCATGCCATCGAGCTCGTGAAGCAAGGTGATCATCTCAGAGAGCAGCTTCGAGCCAATGCCGCCTACTTCAGAGGGGAACTGACTGCGCTCGGTTTCCGGCTCGTGCCGGGCGAGCATCCGATCATTCCCGTGCTGTTGGGTGATGCCGCCCTTGCGACCTCGATGGCGGAGGCGTTGCTGAAAGAAGGGGTCTATGTCGTGGGATTCAGTTATCCGGTGGTGCCGCAAGGACAGGCGAGGATCCGGACTCAAATGTCGGCGGCCCATGCAAGGACGCAGTTGCAACAAGCGGTGGCGGCGTTTGCGAAGGTGGGCCGGGCTCTCGGCGTGATCCAGTAA
- a CDS encoding VOC family protein, whose translation MTVPLHRGLRHLALRVIDLPRSRRFYEELLGMRVVWEPDPENVYFSSGVDNLALHQISKDELSSYDPSKTQLLDHMGVMCDSPQAVDQMYRAIVPKIASLGGRIAKEPKQHRDDSYSFYFADPDGNLIQALYEPTISKIRIGLGDED comes from the coding sequence ATGACCGTTCCACTCCATCGAGGTCTCCGTCACTTGGCGCTGCGCGTGATCGACCTTCCTCGCTCTCGCCGATTCTATGAAGAGTTACTCGGGATGCGTGTCGTCTGGGAGCCTGATCCGGAGAACGTCTATTTCAGCTCTGGGGTCGATAACCTGGCGCTTCATCAGATCTCAAAGGATGAACTGAGTTCCTACGACCCCTCGAAGACTCAACTCCTCGATCACATGGGCGTGATGTGCGACAGTCCGCAGGCCGTCGACCAGATGTACCGAGCCATCGTCCCGAAGATTGCATCTCTGGGCGGGCGGATCGCCAAAGAGCCCAAGCAGCACCGGGACGATAGTTATTCATTCTATTTTGCCGATCCTGACGGCAACCTGATCCAGGCTCTCTATGAACCGACGATCAGCAAGATCAGGATAGGACTGGGTGACGAGGACTGA
- a CDS encoding YceI family protein has protein sequence MQIRRHWLQGVVMAGLLGLFPPGVEAETARWDIDPDHSLIEFRVTHMVISKTSGRFMDYRGFVEMDASANTLKTIEATIQAESINTNQEKRDMHLRNADFLDVKQFPTMTYKMKHYRKQGATYTIVGNLTLRGVTKEVTLIGTLNGVTQDPWGNTRAGFTAEGTLNRKDFGMVWNKTLDSGGLIVGDEVQIRLDIECIKAKKS, from the coding sequence ATGCAAATCCGGCGGCACTGGCTGCAGGGAGTCGTCATGGCGGGTCTGTTGGGACTCTTCCCGCCGGGCGTCGAGGCGGAAACGGCTCGGTGGGACATCGATCCGGACCACTCTCTGATCGAGTTTCGCGTGACGCATATGGTGATTTCCAAAACGTCGGGGCGATTCATGGACTATCGCGGTTTCGTCGAGATGGATGCGAGCGCGAATACCCTCAAGACGATTGAAGCCACGATCCAGGCCGAGTCCATCAACACGAATCAAGAGAAGCGCGATATGCATCTCCGCAATGCCGACTTCTTGGATGTCAAACAGTTTCCCACGATGACCTATAAGATGAAGCATTATCGAAAACAGGGAGCCACCTATACGATCGTCGGCAACCTCACCCTGCGTGGCGTGACCAAAGAGGTCACGCTCATCGGCACGCTCAACGGCGTGACGCAGGATCCCTGGGGCAATACCAGAGCTGGATTCACCGCCGAAGGAACATTGAATCGCAAGGATTTTGGCATGGTCTGGAACAAGACACTCGATAGCGGCGGACTCATCGTCGGAGACGAAGTGCAGATCCGTTTGGATATCGAGTGCATCAAAGCGAAAAAGTCGTGA
- a CDS encoding NupC/NupG family nucleoside CNT transporter has product MTVEEWPYRLLAFVGFFAIASLAWVTGRRTRLNWTTIGGSAALAWGLGIVSFWFPGARWLWGMINDMVVAMLTASQKGTLFLLGPLALGPGQALPDGTVSVGFILAAQALPAVVFFAALMAGLYYTGIMQVVVGLFARLFYRTMGLSGAESLSGAANIFVGIEAGLIVRPYLAAMTRSELLMVLTCMMATVAGTVMGIYVSALQHVVPQIAGHLISASVISIPCAVLISKLSFPEDGRPVTLGGVPTDNSPRETSGSSEGDAIPPPSNLIVALIDGAGQGMTMAAGIAALLIVFLGLEALVDLALAQLPMLGGAPLSVTRVLAWLTWPFTILLGLRPEEWQIGADLLGSRFVETEVAAYFKLAAWQAASPPPLSPRSLTTMTYALCGFVHVASMGIFVGGITALMPHRAKDVSLLGIRALWTAFLTTLLTGCIAGVLSS; this is encoded by the coding sequence ATGACGGTGGAGGAATGGCCCTATCGCCTGCTCGCGTTTGTCGGATTCTTTGCGATCGCCTCGCTGGCTTGGGTAACGGGACGACGCACTCGGCTGAACTGGACGACCATCGGCGGCAGTGCGGCCTTGGCGTGGGGACTGGGTATCGTGTCCTTCTGGTTTCCGGGGGCGCGCTGGTTGTGGGGGATGATCAACGATATGGTCGTGGCCATGCTGACCGCCTCCCAAAAGGGCACGCTCTTTCTCTTGGGTCCGCTGGCGCTCGGCCCGGGCCAGGCACTGCCGGATGGGACGGTGTCGGTGGGGTTTATCTTGGCCGCGCAAGCGCTGCCGGCCGTCGTGTTCTTTGCAGCCCTGATGGCAGGCCTCTACTACACGGGCATCATGCAAGTGGTCGTGGGGCTGTTTGCCCGACTCTTCTATCGAACGATGGGCTTATCGGGCGCCGAATCCCTCTCCGGCGCCGCCAATATCTTCGTCGGCATCGAGGCCGGCTTGATCGTCCGCCCCTATCTGGCCGCTATGACCCGGTCGGAATTGTTGATGGTGCTCACCTGCATGATGGCGACGGTGGCCGGCACCGTCATGGGCATCTATGTCTCGGCGCTCCAGCATGTCGTGCCCCAGATTGCCGGACATCTGATTTCTGCCTCCGTGATTTCGATTCCCTGTGCGGTGCTCATCAGCAAACTGTCGTTTCCTGAGGACGGGCGGCCGGTGACGCTCGGGGGCGTGCCGACCGACAACAGCCCACGCGAAACATCAGGTTCATCAGAAGGAGATGCGATTCCGCCGCCTTCCAACCTTATCGTCGCCTTGATCGACGGGGCGGGGCAGGGCATGACAATGGCCGCCGGCATTGCGGCGTTGCTGATCGTGTTTCTCGGTTTGGAAGCCCTGGTGGATCTGGCGCTGGCGCAGCTCCCCATGCTCGGGGGAGCTCCGCTCTCGGTCACCCGTGTCCTGGCCTGGCTGACTTGGCCGTTCACGATCCTTCTCGGTCTCCGTCCGGAGGAATGGCAGATCGGCGCGGACTTGCTGGGTTCGCGGTTCGTCGAGACGGAAGTCGCGGCCTATTTCAAGTTGGCGGCATGGCAAGCGGCATCCCCCCCACCGCTCTCCCCACGATCCCTCACGACGATGACCTACGCGCTGTGCGGGTTCGTTCATGTCGCGAGCATGGGCATTTTTGTCGGGGGTATCACCGCACTGATGCCTCATCGGGCAAAGGATGTGTCGCTCTTGGGAATCCGTGCGCTCTGGACCGCATTCTTGACGACGTTGCTGACCGGTTGTATTGCGGGAGTCTTGTCGTCATAG
- the rplI gene encoding 50S ribosomal protein L9, with translation MKVILQETLEGVGHLGDLINVADGFARNYLLPRRKAVEADGRSIKAFEHAKRVAADKAKKETLEIESYAKKVSAVELTIEAQVGKDDKMFGSVTAKDIAEGLAAQGLTVDRRKIQLAQPIKELGTVAVPIKMPRDVVATVKIHVVKKQETEEPSA, from the coding sequence ATGAAAGTCATTCTTCAAGAGACCCTGGAAGGGGTGGGGCATCTCGGCGATCTCATCAACGTCGCCGATGGGTTTGCGAGAAACTATCTGTTACCGCGCCGGAAGGCCGTTGAGGCTGATGGTCGGAGCATCAAGGCTTTCGAACATGCCAAGCGAGTGGCGGCCGATAAGGCCAAGAAGGAAACGCTGGAAATCGAATCCTACGCCAAGAAGGTGTCGGCTGTTGAGCTGACGATCGAAGCACAGGTCGGCAAGGACGATAAGATGTTCGGTTCCGTCACCGCCAAAGACATCGCGGAAGGATTGGCGGCACAAGGTCTCACGGTGGATCGGCGAAAGATCCAATTGGCGCAACCGATCAAGGAACTCGGTACCGTGGCCGTGCCCATCAAGATGCCCAGAGATGTGGTAGCAACGGTGAAGATCCACGTGGTGAAGAAGCAAGAGACTGAGGAGCCTTCAGCATAG
- a CDS encoding uroporphyrinogen-III synthase — protein MTVAAFESRMATEITRMIERCGGRPLVAPVLREVPLEDNRRAQEFGVRLMVGRVDVLILLTGVGVTALFDLLKARCSWPSIVAALEGTVIVARGPKPVAALKRFGLQATLTVPEPNTWVDLISVLDQHRPVRGLRVAVQEYGVSNPDLVKALEQRGAEVFPVPIYKWALPEDLGLIRLALDQIIAGRVQVILITNAAQVDHVMRVLEQDGKVEQFRTAIEKLVVASIGPTASERLRHFDWPVDVEPSHPKMGILVKEVAERTMRILDRKR, from the coding sequence ATGACAGTCGCTGCCTTCGAGAGCCGGATGGCCACCGAGATTACCCGCATGATCGAGCGGTGCGGCGGACGGCCGCTGGTTGCTCCCGTTCTGCGAGAAGTCCCGCTGGAGGACAATCGGAGGGCACAGGAGTTCGGTGTTCGGCTCATGGTTGGACGGGTGGATGTGCTCATCCTACTGACGGGAGTTGGGGTCACCGCGTTGTTCGATCTGCTGAAGGCGCGCTGTTCCTGGCCATCGATTGTCGCGGCACTCGAAGGCACGGTGATCGTCGCACGAGGGCCGAAGCCGGTTGCGGCCCTCAAGCGTTTTGGTCTCCAAGCAACCCTCACGGTGCCGGAACCCAATACCTGGGTCGATCTCATTTCAGTCCTCGATCAGCATCGCCCTGTAAGGGGATTGCGGGTTGCCGTTCAAGAATACGGAGTCTCCAATCCTGATCTCGTGAAAGCGCTGGAGCAGCGGGGCGCCGAAGTGTTTCCGGTGCCCATCTACAAATGGGCCCTGCCGGAGGATCTTGGTCTGATTCGTCTTGCACTCGATCAAATCATTGCCGGACGAGTTCAGGTGATACTGATCACCAATGCCGCGCAGGTCGATCATGTCATGCGGGTGCTGGAGCAAGATGGAAAGGTGGAACAGTTTCGAACGGCGATAGAGAAGCTGGTCGTCGCTTCAATCGGTCCGACCGCAAGCGAACGATTGCGCCATTTCGACTGGCCGGTTGATGTCGAACCGTCACATCCGAAGATGGGAATCTTGGTGAAAGAAGTGGCTGAGCGGACTATGCGCATTCTCGATCGAAAACGGTAG
- a CDS encoding DUF3471 domain-containing protein, with protein sequence MGRQLHSYRGHLLTRHGGTIRGFHSQISYLPLDRIGVIVFVIGDHCAALRDIIGFGIYERLLDLDLTPWSERWLEVAKQGKKAGTAARSKANVGRVPHTHPSHSLADYAGDYEHPAYGRLKIGLTGEQLQFAFHKLKFPLFHFHYDRFDTLDDECHGKWSVNFLTNPQGEVDKAVMSLDDADVPFMRIAEPPVPERLQQLAGTYKTPAMFKFQVVLGQGGNLYIVFPGDPDEKLIHYKDLQFRVERYSDVVYEFVEEQGEITALKQRVSAGEYVFVRA encoded by the coding sequence ATGGGGCGACAGCTCCACTCCTACCGAGGGCATCTGCTTACGCGCCACGGTGGAACCATACGCGGCTTCCATTCGCAAATCTCTTACCTCCCCCTCGATCGCATCGGAGTCATTGTCTTTGTCATCGGGGACCACTGCGCTGCCCTCCGCGACATCATCGGTTTTGGCATCTATGAGCGCCTCTTGGACCTGGATCTGACTCCCTGGAGCGAAAGATGGCTGGAGGTGGCGAAGCAAGGGAAAAAGGCCGGGACCGCGGCACGGTCGAAAGCGAATGTTGGGCGCGTGCCACACACACACCCGTCCCACTCCCTCGCGGACTACGCGGGCGACTATGAGCATCCGGCATATGGGAGATTGAAGATCGGGCTTACCGGAGAGCAACTCCAGTTCGCCTTTCATAAGCTCAAGTTTCCTTTGTTCCATTTTCACTATGACCGCTTCGATACGCTGGATGATGAGTGTCACGGAAAATGGTCAGTGAACTTTCTTACGAATCCCCAAGGGGAAGTGGACAAGGCGGTGATGTCCTTGGACGATGCTGATGTGCCATTTATGCGTATTGCCGAGCCTCCGGTTCCCGAGCGTCTGCAACAACTTGCCGGAACTTATAAGACCCCGGCTATGTTCAAATTCCAAGTGGTTCTCGGGCAGGGAGGCAATTTGTACATCGTATTCCCGGGGGACCCAGACGAAAAGCTGATCCATTACAAGGATCTGCAGTTCCGTGTCGAGAGATATTCCGACGTGGTCTATGAATTTGTCGAAGAGCAGGGGGAGATTACGGCTCTCAAACAAAGAGTCTCGGCGGGAGAGTATGTCTTTGTGCGTGCCTGA
- a CDS encoding zinc-dependent alcohol dehydrogenase family protein: MMKAMVLHQANDVFRNPLQLQDQPVPVPKSDQILVKIHVCGVCRTDLHVVEGELPDISFPLIPGHQAVGAVVQVGAKVSEVKEGDRVGIAWLQRICGQCEFCANGRENLCLQATFTGYQVDGGYAEYAVVPARFAYPIPSIFSDDEAAPLLCAGIIGYRALRLSGIKPGQRLGLYGFGASAHIAIQIARHWGCRVYVSSLKPEHQALARQLGAVWVGGATDTPPEKLHGSIIFAPAGELVPRALRALDRGGTLALAGIHMSPIPSLDYDRDIFGERVIRSVTANTRQDGLDLLREAAAIPIKPHTVRFPLEQANRALQELKAGNFQGAAVLTMQ; the protein is encoded by the coding sequence ATGATGAAAGCGATGGTCCTCCACCAGGCGAACGACGTTTTCAGGAATCCGCTGCAACTTCAAGATCAGCCTGTCCCTGTACCGAAGTCGGATCAGATCCTCGTCAAGATTCACGTCTGCGGCGTCTGTCGGACAGATCTCCATGTGGTGGAAGGGGAGCTTCCCGATATTTCATTCCCGCTGATCCCAGGACATCAAGCCGTCGGCGCGGTGGTGCAAGTCGGCGCCAAGGTCTCGGAGGTCAAGGAAGGGGACCGCGTTGGGATTGCCTGGCTTCAACGCATATGTGGGCAGTGCGAGTTCTGCGCAAACGGGAGGGAAAATCTTTGTTTGCAAGCGACGTTCACCGGCTATCAGGTCGACGGAGGATATGCTGAGTATGCGGTCGTGCCGGCTCGATTCGCCTATCCAATCCCGTCGATCTTTTCCGACGACGAAGCCGCTCCCCTGCTCTGCGCAGGGATTATCGGCTACCGCGCGTTACGCCTCAGCGGCATCAAGCCGGGCCAACGTCTCGGGTTATATGGCTTTGGCGCCTCCGCGCACATCGCCATCCAGATCGCGCGCCATTGGGGCTGCCGGGTCTATGTCAGTTCGCTCAAGCCGGAGCATCAAGCGTTGGCCAGACAGCTGGGGGCGGTCTGGGTCGGCGGGGCCACGGATACGCCGCCTGAGAAGCTGCATGGGTCAATCATCTTTGCGCCGGCCGGTGAACTCGTGCCTCGAGCATTGAGGGCGCTGGACCGAGGAGGAACATTGGCTTTGGCCGGTATCCACATGTCGCCGATTCCCTCGCTGGACTACGATCGGGACATTTTCGGAGAGCGCGTCATCCGCAGCGTCACCGCCAACACCAGGCAGGATGGACTCGACCTGTTACGCGAAGCGGCAGCCATTCCGATTAAGCCGCATACCGTCCGTTTTCCTCTTGAACAGGCGAACCGCGCATTACAAGAATTAAAAGCCGGGAACTTTCAAGGAGCGGCGGTGCTGACGATGCAATGA
- a CDS encoding MBL fold metallo-hydrolase, whose translation MSQIFGSVPNNHYVSLAPWCWVQLESAEAPGPFPFMGGVAPEVVAGLQEAHSLLSSAIDTAISDVFSKRAPLDDPDRRRRLENAYAELVNARPYLKQHIRCGRRPDGTFQWEFPTDPSKSAAVTNGGLRVFHAINHQALPFGFNQLPLGPTVGRLLGRLDGTHTADEIRSVVSALPRDSQGLLTRLLELLQLRGCLITSTTASTSRHWFDVVQDQDMVHLGHAALLYRQRHTLLLFDPWLLPWFAESPTPSLWGGLLPRPAAVFLTHDHDDHVDPRTLLHLPKDIPIIVPSRRNRTQLFFDYHGLLAELGFEQVIELAHGESWAFEGGAVVSVPFYGEDPCDLRMPRNCYLISDRGYNVLVHADSGPTNDGRSALKDNVIQRLVGQYGPISLVLASQQQLREIRSHAAHAPLSHPGKWLDVGENGYLTNAYLAEVCAAAHARLFVSYATGGADWYPDHLSFMFSRRNPARTALLTAHWEPPEKLKDLLASLECRYHYAQALDLYRAAGTREVEVIAAGDALAPLTLYRLDHGDPPFMKSGKKR comes from the coding sequence ATGAGCCAGATCTTTGGCAGCGTCCCCAACAATCACTACGTGAGCCTCGCCCCCTGGTGTTGGGTGCAATTGGAAAGCGCGGAAGCGCCCGGGCCGTTCCCGTTCATGGGAGGGGTGGCCCCTGAAGTCGTCGCCGGTCTTCAAGAGGCCCATAGCCTCCTCTCCAGCGCGATCGATACGGCCATCAGCGATGTCTTCTCCAAGCGGGCGCCGCTCGACGATCCTGATCGCCGGCGCCGTCTGGAAAATGCGTATGCCGAGTTGGTCAACGCGCGGCCTTACCTGAAGCAACACATTCGCTGCGGCCGTCGACCGGATGGAACCTTTCAGTGGGAATTTCCGACCGATCCGAGCAAATCCGCCGCCGTCACCAACGGTGGCCTCCGCGTCTTTCATGCGATCAATCACCAAGCCCTTCCGTTCGGTTTCAATCAACTTCCCCTGGGTCCGACTGTCGGAAGATTACTCGGCCGACTCGATGGGACCCATACGGCCGACGAGATTCGCTCCGTGGTGTCGGCACTACCGCGTGACTCCCAGGGCCTGCTGACGAGACTGTTAGAGCTCCTGCAGCTGCGGGGATGCTTGATCACGTCAACCACCGCTTCGACGAGCCGACACTGGTTCGATGTCGTTCAAGATCAGGACATGGTACACCTGGGACATGCGGCCCTCCTCTACCGACAACGTCATACCCTGCTCCTCTTCGATCCATGGCTTTTGCCGTGGTTTGCCGAGTCACCGACACCATCGCTCTGGGGAGGGCTCCTGCCAAGACCCGCCGCAGTGTTCCTGACGCACGATCACGACGACCACGTCGATCCCCGCACCCTGCTCCATTTGCCGAAAGACATCCCGATCATCGTCCCCAGTCGGCGCAATCGGACACAGTTGTTCTTCGATTATCACGGACTGCTCGCGGAATTAGGGTTTGAACAGGTCATCGAGCTCGCGCATGGCGAAAGCTGGGCCTTTGAAGGCGGCGCGGTCGTCTCTGTCCCCTTCTACGGGGAAGATCCGTGCGATCTGAGAATGCCGAGAAATTGCTATCTGATCTCGGATCGGGGATACAACGTGCTCGTTCATGCGGACAGCGGCCCGACGAACGACGGCCGGTCTGCGCTCAAGGACAATGTCATCCAACGGTTGGTCGGGCAATACGGACCGATTTCGCTGGTGCTCGCCTCACAACAGCAGTTACGTGAAATTCGAAGTCACGCGGCCCACGCCCCCCTCTCCCACCCAGGCAAATGGTTGGATGTCGGCGAAAACGGCTATCTCACGAATGCCTATCTGGCAGAGGTCTGCGCGGCCGCCCACGCACGGTTGTTTGTGTCCTATGCCACCGGGGGAGCCGATTGGTACCCCGATCACTTGTCCTTCATGTTCAGCCGCCGCAATCCCGCTAGAACTGCGTTATTGACGGCGCACTGGGAGCCGCCTGAAAAATTGAAGGACCTTCTTGCTTCGCTGGAGTGTCGATATCATTATGCTCAAGCACTGGATCTGTACCGAGCAGCGGGCACCCGTGAGGTAGAAGTGATTGCCGCGGGGGATGCCCTTGCTCCGCTGACTCTGTATCGGTTGGATCATGGCGATCCACCGTTTATGAAGTCCGGCAAGAAACGGTAG